The following are encoded in a window of Mycolicibacterium tusciae JS617 genomic DNA:
- a CDS encoding IclR family transcriptional regulator, which yields MTPPVETPSAVIDRVSLVLDAFDGPGRLTLAQIVRRTGLPRSSAHRMLERLVQLRWLRRSGRDYELGMRLVELGSLAVHQDRMHRAALPLLHDLHRATGLVVHLAVLDGSDVVYLEKIGDAMSAALPSRVGGRQPAHCSGVGKAMLAYNTDAWDGVDLSNRRTRYSISNAAQLSTELAKVRTNGVAFDREESLAGFGCVAAAIGGPNDAVAAVSVCGPMSRMAFDQRLVAPVRMTAMGIWRDVEDGPKRVAPTLQQARPLRGRPAVRPVVVPEPALQYA from the coding sequence ATGACACCGCCTGTCGAAACCCCCAGCGCAGTGATCGACCGCGTATCGCTCGTCCTCGACGCCTTCGACGGCCCCGGCCGGCTGACGCTGGCCCAGATCGTCCGACGCACCGGGTTGCCCCGCTCCTCAGCGCACCGCATGCTCGAGCGCCTGGTGCAACTGCGTTGGCTGCGTCGCAGCGGGCGCGACTACGAGTTGGGCATGCGCCTGGTGGAACTGGGCTCGCTGGCCGTGCATCAGGATCGGATGCACCGCGCCGCCCTGCCATTGCTGCACGATCTGCATCGCGCCACCGGCCTCGTCGTCCACTTGGCCGTCCTCGACGGGTCCGACGTCGTGTACCTGGAGAAGATCGGCGATGCGATGAGTGCGGCGCTTCCCAGCCGAGTGGGTGGGCGCCAGCCGGCCCACTGTTCGGGCGTCGGCAAGGCGATGCTGGCCTACAACACCGACGCGTGGGACGGGGTCGACCTCTCAAACCGCCGCACCCGCTACTCGATAAGCAACGCAGCGCAGCTGTCGACCGAACTGGCCAAGGTGCGTACGAATGGGGTCGCGTTCGACCGCGAAGAGTCACTGGCCGGATTCGGTTGTGTGGCAGCGGCGATCGGCGGACCCAACGATGCGGTCGCCGCCGTGTCGGTATGCGGACCGATGAGCAGAATGGCGTTCGATCAGCGTCTCGTGGCGCCGGTGCGGATGACCGCGATGGGCATCTGGCGCGACGTGGAGGACGGCCCGAAGCGGGTGGCCCCGACGCTGCAGCAGGCACGACCCCTTCGTGGCCGGCCGGCAGTGCGGCCGGTGGTTGTCCCGGAACCGGCGCTACAGTACGCGTGA
- a CDS encoding alpha/beta hydrolase, which produces MVLDPQIAPLIEALDSGFPPVHTMSGAEARATIRSRFVPPPRPEPVGAVNDVEIPGGDGQLRARIYRPSSAEPLPVVVYAHGGGFVFCDVDSHDGLCRNLANLIPAVVVSVDYRLAPEHRWPAAADDVYTATRWAADHAAEIGGDPNRVVVAGDSAGGNLAAVTALMARDNGGPQLAAQLLLYPMMAADFDTDSYRLYGNGFYNPRPALQWYWDQYVPSHSDRTHPYASPLHADLQGLPPAVVVLAGHDPLRDEGVAYTDELARAGVRTARCDFDGGIHGFMTMPMLDIAHEARRAATRELAQVLAGSPTGDAEVAP; this is translated from the coding sequence TTGGTGCTAGACCCCCAGATCGCCCCGTTGATCGAGGCACTCGATTCCGGGTTCCCGCCCGTGCACACGATGTCCGGCGCCGAGGCGCGCGCAACGATTCGGTCGCGCTTCGTTCCCCCGCCGCGGCCCGAACCGGTTGGCGCCGTGAACGATGTGGAAATTCCCGGTGGCGACGGCCAACTCCGAGCGCGGATCTACCGGCCATCATCGGCCGAGCCGTTGCCGGTGGTGGTGTACGCGCACGGCGGGGGTTTCGTGTTCTGCGACGTCGACAGCCACGACGGACTCTGCCGCAACCTCGCGAATCTCATTCCCGCCGTGGTGGTCTCGGTTGACTACCGGCTCGCTCCCGAACACCGCTGGCCCGCTGCAGCCGACGACGTGTACACCGCGACGCGGTGGGCGGCGGACCACGCCGCTGAGATCGGCGGCGATCCGAACCGCGTCGTCGTCGCCGGGGACAGTGCGGGCGGCAATTTGGCGGCGGTGACGGCGCTGATGGCCCGAGACAACGGTGGACCGCAACTGGCTGCTCAACTATTGCTGTACCCGATGATGGCCGCCGACTTCGACACCGACTCATACCGGTTGTACGGCAACGGTTTCTACAACCCACGTCCCGCGCTGCAGTGGTACTGGGACCAGTACGTCCCGTCGCACTCGGACCGCACCCATCCTTATGCGTCACCGTTGCATGCGGACCTGCAGGGACTGCCGCCGGCAGTCGTCGTCCTCGCGGGCCACGATCCGCTGCGCGACGAGGGCGTCGCCTACACGGATGAGTTGGCACGCGCGGGTGTGCGGACCGCACGATGCGACTTCGACGGCGGCATCCACGGTTTCATGACGATGCCGATGCTCGACATCGCGCACGAGGCCCGGCGCGCAGCGACCCGGGAATTGGCTCAGGTGCTCGCCGGTTCGCCGACTGGCGATGCGGAGGTGGCCCCATAA
- a CDS encoding NADH:flavin oxidoreductase, whose amino-acid sequence MTPHPAEPFAPARLGPVTLRNRVIKAATSEGRSPDGMVTGDLIDFHVAFAEGGVGMSTVAYCCVSKEGASAPGQIVMSPAALPGLRKLADAVHGAGAAICAQLGHAGVVAQKRLTGVTAVAPSRFVNPTSFAYCREITRDEITAVTEQFATAAQVAIDAGFDAVELHFGHLYLPSSFLSPLINRRKDGYGGSIDNRSRFVREIAARVREVVGDQIAVTAKVNMDDGMPGGIWVDEALRTVQLLDSDASLDAIELTQGSSVYKPMYLFRGDVPVREFAKVMPQALRPGVRLAGKRIMGSYPYRDLYMLDAARQFVPVVRHTKLILLGGITNLDHVQTGLREGFDFVAIGRALLREPGLVNMMITDPAVRSRCTHNNKCMVTVFGRTHCVLDPEQRYGATSASPVGEPAST is encoded by the coding sequence ATGACCCCACACCCAGCCGAACCGTTCGCCCCCGCCCGGCTCGGACCGGTGACGCTGCGCAACCGCGTGATCAAGGCGGCGACTTCCGAGGGCCGCTCGCCCGACGGCATGGTCACCGGCGATTTGATCGACTTCCACGTCGCGTTCGCCGAGGGTGGCGTCGGCATGTCCACGGTCGCGTACTGCTGCGTGTCGAAGGAAGGTGCCAGCGCGCCCGGCCAGATCGTGATGAGTCCGGCGGCGCTGCCAGGCCTGCGGAAGCTGGCCGACGCCGTGCACGGCGCGGGCGCGGCCATTTGCGCGCAGCTCGGCCACGCCGGTGTCGTCGCGCAGAAGCGGCTCACCGGGGTCACCGCCGTGGCCCCGAGTCGGTTCGTCAACCCGACGTCGTTCGCCTACTGCCGCGAGATCACGCGCGACGAGATCACAGCCGTCACCGAACAATTCGCAACCGCGGCGCAGGTGGCGATCGACGCGGGATTCGACGCCGTCGAGCTGCATTTCGGCCACCTCTATCTACCGAGCTCGTTTTTGAGTCCGCTGATCAACCGCCGCAAGGACGGCTACGGTGGCTCGATCGACAACCGGTCGCGGTTCGTTCGTGAGATCGCGGCACGGGTGCGCGAGGTCGTCGGTGACCAGATCGCCGTTACCGCGAAGGTGAACATGGACGACGGTATGCCCGGCGGCATCTGGGTCGACGAGGCGTTACGCACGGTGCAATTGCTCGACAGCGATGCCAGCTTGGACGCCATCGAACTGACCCAGGGTTCATCGGTGTACAAGCCGATGTACCTGTTCCGCGGTGACGTGCCGGTTCGGGAATTTGCGAAGGTGATGCCGCAGGCGCTGCGCCCGGGCGTCCGGTTGGCCGGCAAGCGAATCATGGGCAGCTACCCGTACCGCGACCTGTACATGCTCGACGCTGCGCGGCAATTCGTTCCGGTGGTTCGCCACACCAAATTGATTCTGCTGGGCGGCATCACCAATCTCGACCACGTGCAGACCGGGCTGCGCGAGGGCTTCGACTTCGTCGCCATTGGCCGAGCACTCCTACGGGAGCCCGGCCTCGTCAACATGATGATCACGGACCCCGCCGTGCGCAGCCGGTGCACGCACAACAACAAATGCATGGTCACGGTGTTCGGGCGCACGCACTGCGTCCTCGACCCCGAGCAGCGTTATGGGGCCACCTCCGCATCGCCAGTCGGCGAACCGGCGAGCACCTGA
- a CDS encoding Dabb family protein gives MVNVVRLIDTADETSRDGLVEELRAAAASSGAERALVAPTLPGVRNGGDILMHLRFRHPSEWDSVSASFAEMLAGPAVQRVNGAIYTGAPVVAAEDHMDHGTVYRTLLLRVQPGTDEATVTRFEDDLRLLPHYVTSICTWQLSRVESAVGTSSWTHVFEQEFKDLDGLMGPYLMHPIHWAYVDRWFDPECPEFIVRDRVCHSFCRYETV, from the coding sequence ATGGTCAACGTCGTCCGCCTGATCGACACCGCCGACGAAACCTCCCGTGACGGTCTCGTGGAGGAACTGCGCGCGGCCGCGGCATCCAGCGGTGCCGAGCGTGCACTGGTTGCGCCGACGTTGCCCGGCGTGCGCAACGGCGGTGACATCCTCATGCACCTGCGGTTTCGACATCCGAGCGAATGGGATTCAGTCTCTGCGTCATTCGCCGAGATGCTTGCCGGTCCAGCGGTCCAGCGAGTCAATGGCGCCATCTACACCGGCGCTCCGGTCGTCGCTGCTGAGGATCACATGGATCACGGCACCGTGTACCGGACACTGCTGCTGCGTGTGCAACCCGGCACCGACGAGGCCACCGTGACGCGGTTCGAAGATGATCTTCGACTGCTCCCCCACTACGTCACCTCGATCTGCACGTGGCAACTCAGCCGTGTCGAGTCCGCAGTCGGAACCTCGTCGTGGACCCACGTCTTCGAGCAGGAGTTCAAAGACCTCGACGGTTTGATGGGTCCGTACCTGATGCATCCGATCCACTGGGCCTATGTCGATCGCTGGTTCGACCCGGAATGCCCCGAGTTCATCGTGCGCGACCGCGTCTGCCACAGCTTCTGCCGATACGAGACCGTGTGA
- a CDS encoding nuclear transport factor 2 family protein → MNPDELQRLVDERDIERALYTAARAMDDRDWTAVAEVFAADATADLGTGPLVGSAAIVALIRSYLDACGSTQHLLGNVIVDVAGDKAVSRAYVHDLHLSADGSERFYTMGDYHDSWERRAGQWQIVERTKLNRAHVGSLEHVFGG, encoded by the coding sequence GTGAATCCTGACGAGCTGCAGCGTCTTGTCGACGAACGCGACATCGAGCGCGCGCTCTACACCGCTGCGCGCGCGATGGACGACCGCGACTGGACGGCGGTGGCCGAGGTGTTCGCCGCCGACGCGACCGCTGACCTCGGCACGGGACCGCTCGTCGGCAGCGCCGCCATCGTCGCACTCATTCGAAGCTATCTCGATGCGTGCGGGTCGACCCAGCACCTGCTGGGCAATGTGATCGTCGACGTCGCGGGAGACAAAGCGGTATCGCGGGCCTACGTCCACGACCTGCATCTGTCCGCCGATGGTTCGGAGCGCTTCTACACCATGGGCGACTACCACGACAGCTGGGAGCGCCGGGCGGGCCAATGGCAGATCGTCGAGCGCACCAAGCTCAACCGCGCGCACGTCGGCTCGCTCGAGCATGTCTTCGGCGGGTGA
- a CDS encoding SDR family NAD(P)-dependent oxidoreductase, with protein MTSLLAGKTALVTGSSRGIGRAVAQRLAAEGATVVVTARSFEPSASIRSGASTALPGTIAETIELIERAGGKALGIAADLENAELRHRLVDEVVERAGALDILVNNAGFADYSVVEKMSMETFDRTVEHYLRTPFVLARTAVPHMRKQGAGWIVNIGSVTGVAPVRPYREYNKTSGDVIYASCKAALHRFTQGIAAELLDDDIAVNCVGPSTAIRTPGASQLIPDAFPTEPVEYLAETVLAMCHRPAAERTGLVAFSLHYPWSQQLAVHSLDGATLLPPLEPPATANPNILPAGM; from the coding sequence ATGACTTCACTGTTGGCAGGCAAGACCGCGTTGGTCACAGGCAGCAGTCGCGGCATCGGACGTGCGGTGGCGCAGCGACTGGCGGCCGAAGGTGCCACCGTCGTCGTCACGGCCCGCTCGTTCGAACCGTCGGCGTCGATACGCAGTGGTGCGTCGACCGCGCTGCCGGGCACCATCGCCGAGACCATCGAGCTGATCGAACGAGCCGGCGGCAAGGCACTCGGGATCGCCGCCGACCTCGAAAATGCCGAACTGCGACACCGTTTGGTCGACGAGGTCGTCGAGCGCGCCGGGGCACTCGACATCCTGGTCAACAACGCGGGTTTCGCCGACTACTCGGTGGTCGAGAAAATGAGCATGGAGACCTTCGACCGTACCGTCGAGCACTACCTGCGGACGCCCTTCGTCCTCGCCCGGACCGCCGTGCCGCATATGCGCAAGCAAGGTGCGGGCTGGATCGTCAACATCGGTTCGGTGACCGGCGTCGCGCCGGTACGGCCGTACCGCGAATACAACAAGACGTCGGGCGACGTCATCTATGCATCGTGCAAGGCGGCGCTGCACCGGTTCACCCAGGGGATTGCGGCGGAGCTGCTCGACGATGATATCGCCGTCAATTGTGTGGGACCGTCCACGGCGATACGTACACCCGGTGCCTCACAACTGATTCCGGATGCGTTTCCGACCGAACCGGTGGAGTACCTGGCCGAGACGGTGCTGGCGATGTGCCATCGGCCCGCCGCCGAACGCACCGGTCTCGTCGCGTTCAGCCTGCACTATCCGTGGTCGCAACAGCTTGCGGTGCACAGCCTCGACGGCGCCACGCTGCTGCCGCCGCTGGAACCGCCGGCGACGGCGAACCCGAACATCCTGCCCGCCGGCATGTAG